One segment of Neobacillus endophyticus DNA contains the following:
- the mtnN gene encoding 5'-methylthioadenosine/S-adenosylhomocysteine nucleosidase, translating into MKKFMFASIFSVMITIVLFPAGGIAAEKDFTNSQRPIAVQGALDIEISSLLKTMGTYKQETYGGYTFFIGKISKIPVIVARTEMGKANAAASTALLIDHYHPKAIINQGTAGGHDPNLHVFDTVIGEKVMNIDSMESEHLDAGQGIRPKTWKFTKTFIRENGKIQEYAYFKSDPQLVKSAIRAAKKYQHGKVVLGKIGSTDFWNREVDRIQWFHQTAGTSAEEMEAAAVAQVAKGFHIPFLSIRTISNSEVSGDKIIDQPTAGQYSAEFAVEIIKELGK; encoded by the coding sequence ATGAAAAAATTCATGTTTGCTTCCATTTTTTCCGTTATGATCACGATTGTTCTATTTCCTGCTGGCGGAATAGCGGCAGAGAAAGATTTTACTAATAGTCAAAGACCGATTGCAGTTCAAGGGGCATTGGATATTGAAATTTCCTCATTACTGAAGACAATGGGAACTTATAAGCAAGAAACCTATGGCGGCTATACTTTTTTTATAGGAAAAATATCGAAGATCCCGGTGATTGTCGCACGGACAGAAATGGGGAAGGCGAATGCTGCTGCCTCTACTGCACTGTTAATCGATCATTACCACCCAAAGGCCATCATTAATCAAGGAACCGCTGGCGGACATGATCCAAACCTCCATGTTTTTGATACTGTGATCGGAGAAAAGGTTATGAATATCGACAGTATGGAATCAGAACATTTAGATGCAGGACAGGGAATTCGCCCAAAGACATGGAAATTCACGAAAACCTTCATAAGAGAGAACGGAAAAATCCAAGAATATGCCTACTTTAAAAGCGATCCCCAGCTGGTGAAATCCGCCATTCGGGCGGCTAAGAAATACCAACACGGGAAAGTAGTACTTGGAAAAATAGGCAGTACTGATTTTTGGAACCGGGAAGTAGACCGCATTCAATGGTTTCATCAAACAGCCGGAACAAGTGCCGAGGAAATGGAAGCCGCTGCTGTTGCCCAAGTTGCAAAGGGCTTTCACATTCCTTTCTTATCCATTAGAACCATTTCCAACTCAGAAGTCTCTGGGGATAAAATCATAGACCAGCCAACGGCCGGACAATACTCCGCAGAGTTTGCCGTAGAAATAATTAAGGAACTAGGAAAATAA
- a CDS encoding peptide MFS transporter, whose product MASTAKKQKISQSAPQQLSNRQKIVASVPQKGFFGHPKGLFTLFFTEFWERFSYYGMKAILVYYMYYSVSKGGLGIDQQTALAIASVYGSLVYMSGIIGGWISDRITGASSSVFYGGILIMLGHIALAIPGSMTMFFVSMVLIVLGTGLLKPNISSVLGEMYDINDARRDAAFSIFYMGVNLGAFLSPYVVGTIGMKYNFHLGFGIAAIGMFLALVVYMLTKKKNLGLAGTFISNPLEPTEKKKVSTQIGIGAVVIAGLIAVAVSTGKLTVQSFIDLVGVLGVVIPILYFLLMYRSPKVTKEERSRLIAYIPLFIGAVLFWSIEEQGSTILASFADQRTQLNFAGMHIVPAWFQSLNPLFIIVFAPVLGWIWVKLGNKQPTYTQKFSYGLLLAGLSFVVILLPAMIGGSDAKVNPLWLVLSYFLCAIGELSLSPVGLSATTKLAPSAFSAQMLSLWFLSNAAAQALNAQLVKFYTPQNEMAYFGTIGVASIVLSLILFAISPKMQKFMKGIN is encoded by the coding sequence ATGGCGTCAACTGCAAAAAAACAGAAAATTTCGCAAAGTGCTCCACAACAGTTGTCTAATAGACAGAAAATTGTGGCAAGCGTTCCTCAAAAAGGATTTTTTGGACATCCTAAAGGTTTATTTACATTATTTTTCACTGAATTTTGGGAGCGCTTTTCTTATTACGGAATGAAGGCAATCCTCGTCTATTATATGTATTATTCCGTTTCAAAAGGCGGCTTAGGAATCGATCAGCAGACAGCACTTGCGATCGCATCCGTTTATGGATCACTTGTGTATATGTCAGGAATCATCGGCGGATGGATCTCTGATAGAATTACTGGTGCCTCCAGCTCCGTATTTTACGGCGGTATCTTGATCATGTTAGGTCATATTGCTCTAGCAATCCCTGGAAGCATGACAATGTTTTTCGTATCAATGGTATTAATCGTACTTGGTACCGGATTATTAAAACCAAATATTTCTTCTGTTTTAGGGGAAATGTACGATATTAATGACGCACGACGTGATGCTGCATTCAGTATTTTTTACATGGGCGTTAACTTAGGGGCTTTTCTTTCTCCATATGTTGTGGGAACAATCGGAATGAAATATAATTTCCATCTTGGCTTTGGTATTGCTGCAATCGGTATGTTCTTGGCATTAGTTGTTTATATGCTGACAAAGAAAAAGAACCTAGGCCTTGCAGGCACGTTTATCTCAAACCCATTGGAGCCAACGGAAAAGAAAAAGGTTTCCACTCAAATCGGCATAGGGGCAGTTGTTATTGCCGGATTGATTGCTGTTGCAGTTTCAACTGGCAAATTAACAGTCCAATCATTTATTGATCTTGTTGGAGTTTTAGGGGTTGTCATTCCGATTCTTTATTTCTTACTTATGTATCGCAGCCCGAAGGTAACAAAAGAAGAGCGTTCTCGGTTAATTGCCTATATTCCACTTTTCATTGGAGCTGTTTTGTTTTGGTCCATCGAAGAGCAAGGTTCAACAATCTTGGCAAGCTTCGCCGATCAGCGTACACAATTAAACTTTGCCGGTATGCATATTGTACCTGCTTGGTTCCAATCATTAAATCCACTATTTATTATTGTATTTGCGCCTGTACTTGGTTGGATTTGGGTGAAATTAGGAAATAAACAACCAACTTACACTCAAAAGTTTTCATATGGGCTATTATTAGCCGGATTATCATTCGTAGTAATTCTTTTACCAGCTATGATTGGCGGTTCAGATGCAAAAGTAAATCCATTATGGCTTGTGCTTAGTTACTTCCTTTGCGCAATTGGTGAATTGTCTTTATCTCCAGTGGGGCTTTCAGCTACAACAAAACTAGCACCGTCTGCCTTCTCAGCACAGATGTTGAGCTTATGGTTCTTATCAAACGCTGCTGCCCAGGCACTTAATGCACAGCTTGTAAAGTTCTATACACCACAAAATGAAATGGCTTATTTCGGAACCATTGGTGTAGCTTCCATCGTTCTTTCCCTAATCCTTTTTGCTATTTCACCAAAAATGCAAAAATTCATGAAGGGAATTAATTAA
- the guaC gene encoding GMP reductase: MDNVFDYEDIQLVPAKCIVNSRSECDTSVEFGGRTFRMPVVPANMQTIIDEKIAVFLAENNYFYIMHRFNPEKRIDFIKDMNARGLYSSISVGVKEEEYRFVEQVAEEGLKPEYITIDIAHGHSDNVIRMIQHIKKHLPESFVIAGNVGTPEAVRELEHAGADATKVGIGPGKVCITKIKTGFGTGGWQLAALRWCAKAASKPIIADGGIRTHGDIAKSVRFGASMVMIGSLFAGHEESPGETCERDGKTYKEYFGSASEFQKGERKNVEGKKMFVEYKGSLKDTLIEMEQDLQSSISYAGGNKLQAIRNVDYVIVKNSIFNGDKVY, translated from the coding sequence GTGGATAATGTGTTTGATTACGAAGATATACAGTTAGTTCCCGCAAAATGTATTGTAAATAGCCGTTCTGAGTGTGATACGTCTGTGGAATTTGGCGGACGTACTTTTAGAATGCCTGTCGTGCCAGCCAATATGCAGACGATTATTGATGAAAAGATCGCTGTTTTTTTAGCAGAAAACAATTATTTCTATATTATGCACCGTTTTAATCCGGAAAAGCGGATTGATTTTATAAAAGATATGAACGCTAGAGGCCTGTACTCATCAATAAGTGTTGGTGTAAAAGAAGAAGAATATCGCTTTGTTGAGCAAGTAGCGGAAGAAGGTCTTAAGCCAGAATACATTACGATCGATATCGCCCACGGCCATTCCGATAATGTGATCAGAATGATTCAGCACATTAAGAAGCACCTGCCTGAAAGCTTTGTCATTGCCGGGAATGTCGGTACCCCTGAAGCAGTCAGGGAATTAGAACATGCCGGTGCCGATGCAACGAAAGTTGGAATTGGACCAGGTAAAGTATGTATTACAAAAATCAAAACCGGATTTGGTACCGGCGGCTGGCAATTGGCTGCGCTGCGCTGGTGTGCAAAAGCAGCCAGTAAGCCGATTATTGCTGACGGCGGCATCCGTACCCATGGTGATATTGCAAAATCCGTACGTTTTGGCGCCTCTATGGTCATGATTGGCTCCCTATTTGCCGGTCATGAAGAGTCACCAGGAGAAACCTGCGAAAGAGACGGAAAAACGTATAAAGAATACTTTGGCTCTGCTTCTGAGTTCCAAAAAGGCGAACGAAAGAATGTAGAAGGAAAAAAAATGTTTGTGGAATATAAAGGTTCTTTAAAAGACACCTTGATTGAAATGGAGCAAGACCTGCAATCCTCGATTTCCTACGCTGGAGGAAACAAGCTGCAAGCCATCCGCAATGTGGATTATGTGATTGTGAAGAATTCCATTTTTAACGGAGATAAAGTGTATTAA
- a CDS encoding ATP-binding protein, with translation MGKQYVNNLPFYNKILLFSFLITFFIVVSTAGFTFFYESNQLKGQLTDRAKGISSLWSVTIPPADVQKVLEAHDPKDPALLKLNDLVGQVQARNASYLEGYLLEPTIQHKNELTFLAISKTDKDYGISNFGLYKAGDPFLKPFEQVLKKKVTTNSEIYRDQYGVWITAFHPILDYSGKVIAVMAVDADASTVDAFKRRIGSYLLFTLLAITILVYFILRWGMQKVLAPVHEIISGINAVSSGDFSVKLKISSQSDLITLGENFNDMTSQLTVLFDRLSDTYKELGSLPDNFIRTHRVEDAIGEMEKIIERTKIQKELQRAEKMNAIGQLAAAVAHEIRNPMTVVRGFLQLFLTKEHLSETELTYVQLMIDELNRAENIINDYLSLAKPDLEQVEKVDICDLTDKVADLMNTFALMSKNISLKTNLEKDVFVKGNQGEIKQVIINIAKNGIEALRSGGQLTLNVQKSDGFGVIEVNDTGIGMSPEELERLGTAFYSLKEKGTGMGLMVCYQIVERMKGRIDVKSEKGAGTTFKVFIPLWEEET, from the coding sequence ATGGGCAAACAGTATGTGAACAACCTACCTTTTTATAACAAAATATTGTTATTTTCTTTTCTCATCACTTTTTTCATTGTTGTTTCAACAGCTGGGTTCACCTTTTTTTATGAATCAAATCAATTAAAGGGTCAGCTGACAGATCGAGCAAAAGGGATTTCCAGTTTATGGAGTGTAACCATCCCGCCCGCTGATGTCCAAAAGGTATTAGAAGCTCATGATCCGAAAGATCCAGCCTTATTAAAATTGAATGATTTAGTGGGGCAAGTTCAGGCAAGAAATGCATCTTATTTGGAAGGCTATCTTTTGGAACCAACGATCCAGCATAAAAATGAACTCACCTTTTTAGCCATCTCGAAGACAGATAAGGATTACGGAATTTCAAACTTCGGTCTTTATAAAGCAGGGGACCCATTCCTGAAGCCATTTGAACAAGTGCTAAAGAAAAAAGTGACAACGAACTCAGAAATATACCGTGATCAATACGGCGTCTGGATTACGGCCTTTCACCCGATATTAGATTATAGCGGAAAGGTCATAGCTGTAATGGCTGTGGATGCTGATGCCTCTACTGTTGATGCTTTCAAACGAAGAATCGGCAGCTATTTACTTTTTACATTACTTGCGATTACGATCCTTGTTTATTTTATATTAAGATGGGGAATGCAAAAGGTACTCGCGCCAGTTCATGAAATTATTTCCGGCATTAATGCGGTCAGCTCCGGAGATTTCAGTGTGAAGTTAAAGATCTCCAGCCAATCAGATTTGATCACGTTAGGTGAGAATTTTAACGATATGACCTCACAGCTAACGGTTTTATTTGACCGGCTCTCCGATACATATAAGGAATTAGGTTCCTTACCAGATAATTTTATCCGTACCCACCGAGTGGAAGATGCCATTGGTGAAATGGAAAAAATTATTGAGAGGACGAAAATTCAAAAGGAATTGCAGCGCGCTGAAAAAATGAACGCGATTGGACAGCTAGCGGCAGCGGTTGCTCATGAAATCAGAAACCCTATGACAGTCGTCAGAGGTTTCTTGCAATTATTTTTAACGAAAGAACATTTAAGTGAAACGGAATTAACCTATGTTCAATTGATGATTGATGAATTGAATCGCGCCGAGAATATTATCAATGATTATCTTTCCCTTGCAAAACCGGACCTTGAGCAGGTTGAGAAGGTAGATATCTGTGATTTGACAGATAAGGTTGCAGATTTAATGAATACGTTTGCCCTCATGTCAAAAAACATTTCGTTGAAAACCAATTTGGAGAAAGATGTTTTTGTAAAAGGGAATCAAGGTGAGATCAAACAAGTCATCATTAATATTGCTAAAAATGGCATTGAAGCCTTACGCTCAGGCGGTCAATTAACACTGAATGTCCAAAAAAGCGATGGTTTTGGTGTCATTGAAGTGAACGATACCGGAATTGGCATGTCCCCCGAAGAACTGGAACGGTTAGGAACAGCCTTCTATTCATTAAAGGAAAAAGGAACAGGAATGGGTTTAATGGTTTGCTACCAAATCGTTGAAAGAATGAAAGGAAGAATTGATGTCAAAAGCGAAAAAGGAGCAGGCACGACCTTTAAGGTTTTCATACCGCTTTGGGAAGAGGAAACGTAA
- the ascB gene encoding 6-phospho-beta-glucosidase, which translates to MTNFTFPKGFLWGGAIAANQAEGGYLEGGKGLTTVDLMPTGKKRWAIATGSLESFSPLEGEFYPSHEAIDFYHRYKEDIALFAEMGFKALRLSISWARIFPKGDEEQPNEAGLQFYDDVFDECLKYGIQPVVTLVHFDVPVHLVETYGSWRNRKLVSFFENYATTIFKRYKDKVKYWMTFNEINMLLHLPFIGAGLVFKEGENRLQIQYQAAHHQLLASALAVKACHEIIPDAKIGCMLAGGATYPYTCHPDDIFKAMEKDRESFFFIDVQSRGEYPGYAKRFFKDNHLNIEMEAGDEELLKTGTVDYIGFSYYGSRATSDDPEILKQISSGNVFASVENPYLEKSEWGWPIDAKGFRITCNQLYDRYQKPLFVVENGLGAVDEVTPEGEIHDDYRIAYLRKHVAAMGEAIQDGVEILGYTSWGPIDIVSASTGEMKKRYGYIYVDKDNDGRGKMERSRKKSFYWYKEVIASNGEKL; encoded by the coding sequence ATGACGAATTTTACATTTCCAAAAGGATTTTTATGGGGCGGGGCCATTGCCGCCAATCAGGCTGAAGGCGGTTATTTGGAAGGAGGCAAAGGTTTAACAACTGTTGACCTAATGCCGACAGGGAAAAAACGCTGGGCCATTGCAACTGGATCCCTTGAATCCTTTTCACCGCTTGAAGGAGAATTCTATCCATCACATGAAGCGATTGATTTTTACCATCGATATAAAGAAGACATCGCCTTATTTGCGGAAATGGGCTTTAAAGCACTAAGACTATCCATTTCATGGGCGCGGATTTTTCCGAAGGGTGATGAGGAACAGCCAAATGAAGCTGGATTACAGTTTTATGATGATGTCTTTGATGAGTGCTTAAAATATGGCATTCAGCCGGTTGTAACACTAGTCCATTTTGATGTGCCAGTTCACCTTGTTGAAACATATGGAAGCTGGAGAAACCGCAAGCTTGTATCGTTTTTTGAAAACTACGCAACGACTATATTTAAACGCTATAAAGACAAAGTGAAATATTGGATGACTTTTAATGAAATCAATATGCTGCTGCACTTGCCATTTATCGGTGCTGGACTTGTTTTTAAAGAAGGGGAAAACAGGCTGCAAATACAATACCAGGCGGCACACCATCAGCTCCTAGCCAGTGCATTGGCTGTAAAAGCATGCCATGAAATCATTCCTGATGCCAAAATTGGCTGCATGTTAGCAGGCGGCGCCACTTATCCATACACTTGCCATCCAGATGATATCTTTAAGGCAATGGAAAAAGACCGGGAGTCGTTCTTCTTCATTGATGTCCAATCTAGAGGCGAATATCCGGGTTATGCCAAGCGATTTTTTAAAGACAACCATTTGAACATCGAAATGGAAGCAGGGGATGAAGAGCTTTTAAAAACTGGCACGGTGGATTATATCGGGTTTAGCTATTACGGCAGCCGCGCAACGAGCGACGATCCTGAAATTTTAAAACAAATCTCCAGCGGCAATGTGTTTGCTTCCGTTGAAAATCCTTATTTGGAAAAATCCGAGTGGGGCTGGCCGATTGATGCTAAGGGCTTCAGGATTACATGCAATCAGTTATATGATCGCTATCAAAAGCCTTTGTTTGTCGTAGAAAACGGACTTGGGGCTGTGGACGAAGTGACGCCGGAAGGAGAAATCCATGATGACTACCGCATTGCGTACTTAAGAAAACACGTCGCGGCAATGGGCGAAGCCATTCAAGACGGTGTTGAAATTCTTGGTTATACAAGCTGGGGGCCAATAGATATTGTCAGTGCATCAACAGGCGAAATGAAAAAGCGCTACGGTTACATCTACGTTGACAAAGACAATGATGGCAGAGGCAAAATGGAGCGTTCACGCAAAAAATCATTTTATTGGTATAAAGAGGTTATTGCATCAAACGGAGAAAAGCTTTAA
- a CDS encoding beta-glucoside-specific PTS transporter subunit IIABC, whose protein sequence is MKYEQLAKDIIANVGGKENVISVVHCITRLRFKLKDEGKANTDVLKNMDGVVTVMKSGGQYQVVIGNHVPDVYKDVVAIGGFQSTAPVEDDEDGKKQGLFNTFIDMISGIFAPTLGVLAATGMIKGFNALFVALGLYTATAGTYAILNAIGDSLFYFFPLFLGFTASKKFKGNQFIGMAIGASLVYPTLSGLTAGKPLYTLFAGTMFQSPIHITFLGIPVILMTYSSSVIPIVIAAWVGSKIEKWFTKVIPDVVKTFLVPFFTLLVAVPLTFIVIGPVATWAGQLLGQLTLWLVGLSPIIAGIFLGAFWQVFVIFGLHWGLIPIAINNMVVMHADPVLALVFAASFAQTGAVLGVWLKTKDKKLKSLSIPAFISGIFGVTEPAIYGVTLPKKKPFIISCIAAAIGGAIIGAFHTKTYIMGGLGVFGFPNMIEPKAGITSGFWGAVIAVLVAFILGFILTYLFGGIGKEETPATAPTEKNGHKPTGNMAKNEIIPSPFTGEVKALSELKDAAFASGALGKGVAIEPSEGKLFSPVSGTISALFPTHHAIGITTNDGAEILIHIGMDTVQLEGKYFSSHTTQGAKVELGQLLIEFDIAKIKEAGFEVTTPVLVTNHDHYNMVLTSAKKVKAGDTLIEVQAKTKSLAV, encoded by the coding sequence ATGAAATACGAGCAGTTAGCCAAAGACATTATTGCTAATGTCGGTGGGAAAGAAAACGTTATCAGCGTTGTCCATTGTATCACCCGCCTGCGCTTTAAGCTAAAAGACGAAGGCAAAGCCAACACGGATGTATTGAAAAATATGGACGGCGTCGTCACTGTCATGAAAAGCGGCGGCCAGTATCAAGTGGTGATCGGAAATCATGTGCCAGATGTCTATAAAGATGTTGTAGCGATTGGGGGATTTCAATCCACAGCACCTGTAGAGGATGATGAAGATGGAAAAAAACAAGGTTTGTTTAACACATTTATTGATATGATTTCCGGCATTTTCGCTCCAACACTTGGCGTTTTAGCAGCTACAGGAATGATCAAAGGCTTTAACGCCTTGTTTGTTGCACTTGGATTGTATACGGCTACAGCTGGAACTTATGCCATTTTAAACGCTATTGGCGATTCGCTGTTCTACTTCTTCCCGCTCTTCCTTGGTTTTACAGCAAGCAAGAAATTCAAAGGAAACCAATTTATCGGGATGGCTATCGGAGCCTCATTGGTTTATCCTACACTGTCCGGCTTAACGGCAGGAAAACCGCTGTACACCTTATTTGCGGGAACTATGTTTCAATCACCGATTCATATCACATTCCTTGGCATTCCAGTTATTTTAATGACGTACTCATCATCCGTTATCCCCATTGTAATTGCCGCATGGGTTGGTTCAAAAATTGAAAAATGGTTTACAAAAGTAATTCCAGATGTTGTGAAGACATTTTTGGTTCCTTTCTTTACATTGCTAGTTGCCGTTCCGCTTACATTTATTGTGATCGGACCTGTGGCAACTTGGGCAGGACAGCTTTTAGGACAATTAACCCTTTGGTTGGTTGGGCTGAGCCCAATTATTGCTGGTATCTTCCTAGGGGCGTTCTGGCAGGTATTTGTTATTTTCGGTCTTCACTGGGGCTTGATCCCGATTGCAATCAACAATATGGTGGTCATGCACGCAGATCCCGTCTTGGCACTAGTGTTCGCCGCTTCATTTGCCCAAACGGGTGCCGTTCTAGGTGTATGGCTTAAAACGAAAGACAAAAAGTTAAAATCATTAAGTATTCCAGCATTTATATCCGGTATTTTCGGTGTTACGGAACCTGCGATTTACGGGGTTACGCTTCCGAAGAAAAAACCGTTTATTATCAGCTGTATTGCGGCTGCAATCGGTGGAGCCATTATTGGTGCATTCCATACAAAAACGTATATTATGGGTGGACTCGGAGTTTTTGGTTTCCCAAATATGATTGAGCCAAAAGCAGGTATTACTTCCGGATTCTGGGGTGCAGTCATTGCCGTTCTCGTAGCATTCATCCTTGGTTTCATTCTAACGTATTTATTTGGCGGCATAGGAAAAGAGGAAACACCTGCCACTGCTCCAACTGAAAAAAATGGTCATAAACCTACAGGAAACATGGCTAAAAATGAAATCATTCCCAGCCCCTTCACAGGTGAGGTAAAAGCATTATCTGAATTGAAAGATGCTGCCTTTGCTTCCGGTGCACTTGGCAAAGGCGTAGCCATTGAACCATCAGAGGGGAAACTTTTCTCTCCGGTGTCAGGCACCATTTCAGCTCTATTCCCTACCCATCACGCCATTGGCATTACAACAAATGATGGTGCGGAAATCCTTATTCATATTGGGATGGACACTGTACAGTTGGAAGGAAAATACTTCTCATCACATACAACTCAAGGTGCCAAGGTTGAGCTAGGCCAGCTTCTAATCGAATTTGATATAGCCAAAATTAAAGAGGCCGGTTTTGAGGTAACGACGCCGGTACTGGTAACGAATCACGATCATTATAACATGGTGCTAACAAGTGCCAAAAAGGTCAAAGCCGGAGACACTTTAATCGAAGTACAGGCAAAAACAAAGAGCCTGGCCGTTTAA
- the licT gene encoding BglG family transcription antiterminator LicT codes for MEIKKILNNNVVVSNNEMHQEIVVMGRGLAFQKKVGEAINPAKIEKTFVLETHGISEKLAKLLRDTSELYLNISAKILDYAQFHLPYKLDEYLYVALTDHISFAISRYKQGIHLKNPLQWEIRKYYKQEFQIALRALEIIENETGIKLGDDEAASIALHLVNSQLSGENMAAAIQITEMVNTILNIVKYHFKMELDETSVNYERFLTHLRFFAVRFIRKEKLDETVDHFFYDQIKLKYPDAHDCTKKIATYLENYFNWSLTKDEEIYLTVHIHRVTNRYKVK; via the coding sequence ATGGAAATCAAAAAGATATTAAACAATAATGTCGTGGTATCGAATAATGAAATGCATCAGGAAATCGTCGTGATGGGGAGAGGCCTTGCTTTTCAGAAAAAAGTAGGAGAGGCCATCAATCCAGCCAAAATCGAGAAGACCTTTGTGCTGGAGACTCATGGAATTTCGGAAAAGCTGGCAAAATTATTAAGGGATACTTCTGAACTGTACTTGAATATTTCTGCCAAAATTTTAGACTACGCACAATTCCACCTTCCCTATAAATTAGATGAATATCTCTATGTTGCATTAACCGACCACATCAGCTTTGCGATCAGCAGGTATAAACAGGGCATACATTTAAAAAATCCCCTCCAATGGGAAATCCGGAAATACTACAAGCAGGAGTTTCAAATTGCCTTAAGAGCTTTAGAAATTATCGAAAATGAAACAGGGATCAAGCTTGGAGATGACGAGGCAGCATCCATTGCCTTGCATTTAGTCAATAGTCAGCTATCTGGCGAGAACATGGCAGCAGCGATTCAGATCACAGAGATGGTCAACACGATTCTGAACATCGTTAAATACCATTTTAAAATGGAATTGGACGAGACATCGGTCAATTACGAACGGTTTTTAACCCACCTTCGCTTTTTTGCAGTCCGTTTTATTCGGAAGGAAAAATTGGACGAGACAGTGGACCATTTCTTCTATGACCAAATTAAGCTGAAATATCCCGATGCCCATGACTGTACAAAAAAAATTGCCACTTATTTGGAAAATTATTTTAACTGGAGCCTCACGAAAGACGAAGAAATTTATTTAACAGTACATATTCATCGTGTCACAAATCGTTATAAAGTGAAGTGA
- a CDS encoding NAD(P)H-dependent oxidoreductase, producing MKTLVIYTHPNHSSLCYAFLQEVIKGSNENPNITELQILDLYEEGFNPILVFNEQKRRRDMYRDPDLEKYRQQLTWADQLVFIYPIFWGRPPAMLLGYIDQLFAANFAYRDGKGLMPEGLLKGKSVVCISTMKGPANYPLFWLHDAHKVLMKKALFSYVGIKKVKFFEFGNMEKPNGKQAKKLQKVNRYFQNVRR from the coding sequence ATGAAGACACTGGTGATATACACACATCCGAATCACAGTAGTTTATGTTATGCCTTTTTACAAGAAGTGATCAAAGGAAGTAATGAAAATCCTAACATAACAGAATTACAGATTTTAGATTTATATGAAGAAGGATTTAATCCAATATTAGTGTTCAATGAACAAAAGCGAAGACGTGATATGTATCGTGATCCGGATCTTGAGAAATATAGACAGCAGCTGACCTGGGCGGATCAGCTTGTCTTTATCTATCCTATATTTTGGGGAAGGCCTCCTGCCATGCTGCTCGGCTATATTGATCAATTATTTGCAGCAAACTTTGCCTACAGGGATGGGAAGGGGCTTATGCCCGAAGGCCTGTTAAAAGGAAAATCTGTCGTTTGTATCTCCACCATGAAAGGACCGGCAAATTATCCTCTTTTTTGGCTCCATGATGCCCATAAAGTATTGATGAAAAAAGCTCTTTTCAGTTATGTCGGAATTAAAAAAGTGAAGTTTTTCGAATTTGGCAATATGGAAAAGCCGAATGGTAAGCAAGCGAAAAAACTGCAAAAGGTTAATCGTTACTTCCAAAACGTTAGGCGCTAA
- a CDS encoding MarR family winged helix-turn-helix transcriptional regulator, whose protein sequence is MDKEVLFQKCVSFITSVHQAANDFSQNVKADSITSVQYKILEYIYVSTPVTLSEISECLHISMPNTSRELKKLSEKNLIEKVIDTEDRRKQYIRLSKDGEMMMYEAFKTIEAHFLQRLQHASNEELAEIDHALDVLQSKLFY, encoded by the coding sequence ATGGACAAAGAAGTTCTTTTTCAAAAATGTGTGTCATTCATAACCTCCGTTCATCAAGCGGCAAATGATTTTTCCCAAAACGTCAAAGCGGATTCCATTACATCCGTTCAATATAAAATTCTTGAATACATCTATGTAAGTACGCCTGTCACGTTAAGCGAAATTAGTGAATGCCTGCATATCTCCATGCCGAATACCAGCAGAGAATTAAAAAAATTAAGTGAGAAAAATTTAATTGAAAAGGTCATCGATACCGAAGATCGCAGGAAACAATATATTCGTCTCTCTAAGGATGGGGAAATGATGATGTACGAAGCGTTTAAGACAATAGAGGCACATTTTCTCCAGCGTCTCCAACATGCTTCAAACGAGGAGTTAGCGGAAATAGACCATGCTTTGGATGTCCTGCAATCCAAATTGTTCTATTAA
- a CDS encoding DUF2653 family protein has protein sequence MELLLSEQDLIDSVCVYAAAKEYTNPESIDVDLAFNPSFGFSATADVRGRFRNLNEQDLIDAVAVYLRDYHNFDPDRLAVDLRYTENVGITASVLVR, from the coding sequence ATGGAATTGCTATTGAGTGAGCAAGATCTGATCGACAGCGTTTGTGTGTATGCAGCTGCAAAAGAATATACAAATCCGGAAAGCATTGACGTTGATTTAGCATTTAATCCGTCATTCGGCTTTTCCGCAACGGCTGATGTTCGCGGCAGATTTAGAAATCTAAATGAGCAGGACTTAATCGATGCCGTAGCCGTATACTTACGGGATTATCATAACTTCGACCCAGACCGTCTTGCAGTGGATTTGCGATATACCGAAAATGTGGGGATTACCGCTTCTGTATTGGTCAGATAG